From the Lactobacillus sp. PV034 genome, the window ACAGCAAATTATAATGGAATTCAGAAGCTCAATTTGATCGATTGGTTGCTAAATAAAAGGAAAGATTAATGAAAAGCAATTGAAGTAAAATATTTTGTCTCTCCATACTACTTAAATTGAAATTTAAGTAAAAAAATATCTTCCTAAAACTACTAGTTATCAAACAATTAAGGGTGGTAATCACGGCGGTTTTGGCTCTTATGGTCAGCAAAAAGGTGACGGGCATGCCACTGTTTCCAATGCTAACCAACAAAAACAAATTGCCCGTTTGCTCATTACTTGGCTTAATAAAGTAAACAAATAAGTAATTCAATTTACCTTGATTATCTAGACAAGGATTATTTCATAAGTTATAATCATCTCATCAATTGAAATTTACTAAAGAAAGAAGGATTGCCGTTGCGTTATTTAATCTTGCAATAAGTGTAGTTAAATAATTTTTCTTTTATTTAAGAGACTACTATGCACTTTTGCCAAGATTAATGTAGACGGTAATCCTTCTTTTTTATACATAAAATATCTTTAATTATCTTAAGGGGAAGAGTCTATACTTGTGCAAAGTGTAGGCTCTTTTTGCATGAGGTGATTAATTAGTGAGCAATATCAGAATTAGCAATCTTTCATTTAGATATGAAGACAATAGTAAAAATATTTTTAATAATCTTAACCTTAATTTAGACAGTGCTTGGAAATTAGGCTTAGTAGGACGAAATGGCCGTGGTAAAACAACCTTTTTGAACTTATTATGTAAAAAGCTTAAAGGTCACGGGAAAATCCAATCAAAATTAAACTTTTCCTACTTTCCAATTAAAATTAAAAATCCTACTAATATCGTATTGTATGAATTACAAGAGCAAATAGAATTTGAAGTATGGCAGTTACAACGTGAATTAAATTTAATGAATATAGATACTGATCTGCTTTGGCAACCATTTAATACTTTAAGTGGTGGTGAACAAACTATGGTTCTCTTGGCCTTATCCTTTGTAGATCAAAATTCATTTACCTTAATTGATGAACCCACTAACCATTTGGATGAAAACAATCGTATTCAGATCATAAATTATCTGAAAAAGCATAAATCAGGCTACATTGTCGTAAGCCATGATCGTGAATTTTTAAATAAAATCAGCGATCATATTTTAGCTATCGAAAATAGTGAAATTCACTTATATCAAGGTAATTTTGCAGCTTATGAAGATACTAAAAAGAAGCGTGATGAATTTAACCAAAGCAAAAATGTTAAGCTAAAACATGAAATTGCCTCCCTAAAAAAGAGTGCAGCTCAAGTTAAACAATTCTCTAAAAAATCTGAGAAAAACAAAACTGCGGCTGCCCATAATAATGAGATTCATGCTGATATTAATAAGGGATACTATGGGCATAAAGCTGCCAAAATTATGAAAAGATCTAAGACGATGGCGCATCGTTTAAATAAAAAAATTGATGACAAAGAAGGCTTGCTCAATAATATTGAACAAGCTCCTGCCCTATCAATGAATTTTGTTCCAAACTATCATCAAACCTTACTTGAATTGCAGCATTTTGGTTTAAAGATTTCAGAGAAAAAGTTATTTACAGATTTAAATTTACTAATTAAAAATCATGGAATTGTTGCACTTGAAGGACAACACGGTTCAGGCAAGTCCTCCCTTTTAAAATTTATTCAAAATAAAAATACGTTCCAGGCTTCAGGAAAAGTTATTCTAAGTAATAATTTGAAAATTTCTTACTTACCCCAAGACTTCTCTAGTTATACTGGTACATTAGAAAATTTTGCTAATAAATATCATATTTCCTACAATGACTTACTCAATATTTTAAAAAAGATGGGATTTCCTCGAAAAGATTTTTAACTTAAGATCGAAGCCATGAGCATGGGCCAACAAAAAAGAGTTGCCCTTGCTAAATCATTAGTGGAGGAAGCGAATTTATATTTATGGGATGAACCGGCTAATTATTTGGATATTTTTAATCAAGATCAACTTATTAAATTATTAAAGGAAAAACAGCCGGCGATGCTTTTAATTGAACACGACCAATACTTCATTAACCAAGTAGCTAAAACCAAAATCAATTTAAAACCGACAAAATAAAGCATAAATTGAGTATTTAGCCAGTATTAAAAGGGTCACAAAAGCACTAAACTTTTGTGACCCTTTATTAATTCTACTTTTCTACCACAACAACTTTTCCAAAGCTATTTTGTCCCTCTAAATAGCGATGAGCATCAGCTACATGCTCAAGGTCAAAGACTTTTTCTGGTTTAACATCAACATGATATTTTTCTATATAAGCAAACATTTCATTAATTCTATTCTGATCAACATTATCCGAATAGAAACTTGTTAAATAGCCATTTGGCGATATATCCATGATAGGATCAAAGTGATTTAGGTACCATTCATTACCAAGCTCACCTGTTGAACAAACTATTCCGCCTTCATTTGTATGCTTAAAACTATCTTTAATAGTTTTCGGACCAATTAATTCTAGAATTTTATCAAATTTCTTAGAAGTTTGTAATTTTCCATCTTTATCTACTACAACTTCTTCATAGCCAACTTCTCTCATAGCCTCAGCTTTAGCTAAGCTACGTGACGTACCAGCAATTTTAATTTGAGGATATTGTGCCTTAATTAATTTTGTAAACGCAATTCCTACTCCACTAGTACCTCCACGAACAAGAATAGTGTCACTAGGCTCTATTTTTAAATTAAGTAATGACCCAAAAGCGGTGTAGTATGTTTCCGGTATGGTTGCTAAGCTTGCCCAGTCTAAATTAGTAGTAATTGGATAAATTTGTTTATTTGGTAAAAGTGCATATTCTGCATAGGAGCCATCAAAATCTCGTCCCATTTCTCCCATGATAGAGATTACCTTTTGTCCTACTGGTAAACGTTCAGGATCAGTAGTTTCGGCAATTACTCCGACACATTCAATTCCCAAAACTCGAGGAAATTCAACAGTTGGTGATAAGCCCTTACGGGTAAAAATTTCTGAATGATTAATTCCGAAACCCTTTATTTTTACTAAAGACCATCCTGGCTTAATAGTGGGTGTTGGGACATCTTCATACATTAATTTTTCCGGGCCACCTGGTTCATGAATTATAACAGCTTTCATTATAAAGCCTTCCTACTTTATATTTATGTTCTAATCCTTTCGCTTATCCCAAAAAGTCGTTATCTCTTTTTTATCCTCAATAATATAATTAATTATCTTAGTAAGTAAATCATGGGGAATTTCATCTGTGAGGGCAATTTGAAAAGTATTCGTGCCATGCTTAATTCCCTCTTGCTCTAAAAGAGGAACAAAATGTTGTAAACTTCTAGTTTCTAGTCCAACTGTAAGATGTTTTTTAGCTACACTAAAACCAATAATATAAGTATCATGATCCGTAAAAACCGGCTGCTTCCATTTAATTTGTAATTCTAAATTAGGAAAAGTTTTTGTTACCCACTTTAAAAGCTTACTTAATTTTGCACGTTGATTTTCTTCAGAAATATTTGCCAAATATTCATCAATTTGATTCATTTAAAACTTCCTTTCGCCAAGAATATAATTTTATTTAGTTTACCATATTTTCTAAAACGCCTATATTAATATTCAAAAAAGGGCTACAATAAAGACCAGTATGTAACAAAAGGAGAATTTATGTCTGTATTTACTTCATTTTCAACCGAAATAGATTGGTTCTGTCGTCTTTTAATTGCGGCACTTTGTGGTGGAGCAATTGGTTATGAAAGAGCTACTCAGCGTAAAAGTGCTGGTATGCGTACACACATGGTGGTTGCTGTAGCAGCAGCTCTATTCATGTTAGTTTCTAAATACGGTTTCTTTGATATTTTGAACCTACATAACATTGCCCTTGATCCTTCAAGAATTGCTGCTCAAATCGTTACCGGTATTTCCTTCATTGGTGCAGGTACAATTTTAGTTCGTAAAGAGCAGGTTTCTGGATTAACAACTGCCGCTGGAGTTTGGGCAACCGCTGCTATTGGTATGGCAATCGGTGCTGGCATGTACTTCATCGGTATTATTTGTACCGTTCTCCTCTTCTTTATTCAAATTCTTTTCCACGATGATTCTTTCATCAACTTTATTATCTTGCATGTTCGTTTCAATGCGAAGATTGATGCTAATAACAGTCCTAACATCTTACAAGATGTCAAAAAACAGCTTCAAGAAAATGAAGTTGAACAAATTAGTATGAAAATCTTAGATGTTTCATCTGACCATATTTTGATTAATGTTGATGGTGTTATCAAAAACCGTAAAGATGAAAATGACATTATTATGTCACTTGAAAAATGCCAAGATATTCACCGCGTAATTCATAATCGTGGCGGAATGTAAAAATTATTTAACTCATTACTAACTGACAGAGTTTTCTGCCAGTTTTTTTGTACTTTTAAAGTCTTTGTACTAACTATATTCACAAAAAACTATTAGAATTAATTTGTCAGAAAAAATCAGAAAGGAGATTATTATGCCAAAATTACTTGATTATGTTCGCTGGCGTGGCGACCTTACTTTTGAACAAGATCCATTTAATAGTCTTGATGCAGCATTTTTTGCTACATTTTCTTATCTTCCTTTCGATGAATCAGTTGCTAATCATACCCTTGAAGAAGCTTCTAAAAGATTACTTTACAAACGTACTAAGCCTTATCAACTTAATACTACTGATACCACTACCCTACATTTAATACCGCTTAGTGCTCGCTACAAAGATCTAGAAATTCTTGATTGGACCGATAAGCAACAAAAAGAACCAGCAGTACAATTTACAGCTATGACTTTACGTCTAGATAAAAATACAATTCTCGTAAGCTTTCGTGGTACTGATGGTTCAATGATTGGTTTAACTGAAGATATTAATATGTCTTATCAACCACAAATTGTTGGTCAAACAGTTGCAGCAGACTATTTAAAAGAAATTGCTACTCGTTTTCCTAATGATCGAATTTACACTACTGGGCACTCTAAGGGTGGTAATTTAGCTACTTATTCTGTCACAGGTTTACCAATTGGTGATGAAGATCGCATGATTAAGGCCTATAGCTTTGATGGTCCTGGCTTTATGAAATCTACTTATTCTTCTCCTGCCTTTCAACGAATGATTCCAAAGATGATTACCTATGTTCCAGAAGGTTCGATCTTTGGTATGATGTTAGACCACCCAGAGCGTACATTGGTAGTATCCAGTGATGTTCATATGGTCAACCAACATGATCCACGTCGCTGGCGAGTAGCTCGTAACGGTTTTGTTTTAGCCCCTAAAGGCTTAAATACAGCTAGTCGCGTAATCCGTCATTCGCTAATTTCATGGAACACTGCTATTCCACGTGAGCAACGCGAAGAACTTTGGATGGCACTCTTTACTACTCTAGAAGATGAAAACATTACTGAATTAAATCAACTAACTGCCCACAAATTACGTGGCGCTATTCAATTTAGTCATGCTTATTTAGCTCTTGATCCTGAAATTCGACTTCTAGCTAATAAGATAGTTACTGATCTTGCTTCTACTAGTCGTGGTCATATTCATATCCCCTTCATTCACAAAGGTGAACTACTTGATCCTTTAAGTAACGACTCAAGTAAAGGACCAATCGTACTTGATTCATACGAAGGTTCATAATGTTACACGTGAAACTAAAAAATGCTTCCTAAATAGGAAGCATTTTTTATTAGATTTATTTATTTTCTAAAGCTTGTTTAGCTAATTCAAAATCACCTAAAGTAGCTGAACCATTATCAGCAACAGCCGGACGAACAATAAGTTCATCTAAATCAGGTGTAGCAACATAGTTGTTGTTAAATTCATCAAAGTATTTTCTGACTTGCTTTAAGTCATCTTCATTTAATACCGAACCACCAACAACCATTACATCAGGACGCATTGCCATGTATGAATTGTAGAGCACTTGGGCCACATAATAGTTTAAATAAGTGAAAACTTTATTGTCTCTTGGTAGATCTTCACCAGCAATGCCAGTGCGTCCTTTAAGAGTAGGGCCAGCAGCCATCCCTTCAGCACATTTATTACCATGGAATGGGCAATTACCAGCATAATCATCCCCTGGATAAGTACGAATAAACATATGACCAATTTCTGGGTGATTATTTAAACCAACAAACTTACCACCCTGAACAATTCCGGCTCCGATTCCAGTACCAATTGTAATGTAGTAATAAGTCTTGTCATTATCTTTTCCACGAGCAATGTATTCGCCATAAGCTGAAGCATTAACATCAGTAGTCATTACTACTGGAATATGTAGATTATCTTCAAAAAATCCCTTAAAGTTAGTGCCAGACCAGCCACGCTTAGGAGTATCTAAAATATATCCAAAAGTACGAGAATTTTGATTAATATCAATTGGCCCAAATGTTCCAATTCCCAATGCATCAACTGGATGCTCTTTAAAAAAGTCCAAGCTCTTTTGTAAAGTTTCTTTAGCATTAGTAGTAGGTACTCGTTTTTTAGCTACAATTTCTCCGGTTTCAGTATCCTTAACGGCTAAAATAAATTTAGTTCCGCCAGCTTCAATACTTCCTAAAAAGTTTTTTTGAGGCATTACTAATCTCCATTCTTCTTAATTAATTATTTATCACATTATATCAGTAAATGTAGCGCTTTCAAAGGCTAATTATTAGGTACATCATGAGCATAGTCAAGATTAGAAAAGCGATTATACGGCTTGGAGAACATCAATTTTACTGTTCCTCGACTACCAGAACGATTCTTTTCAATAATTACTTCAACTTCGCCATTATCATCTTCAGGTGTAATTTCTCCGCTATCTTGTTCTTCACCTTCATCACGATAATAATCATCACGATAGAGGAAAGCAACAATATCAGCATCCTGTTCGATAGATCCAGATTCACGAATGTCAGATAAAACCGGTCGCTTATCTTGACGTTGTTCCACTGAACGTGATAACTGTGACAAAGCAATAACAGGAATTTTAAGTTCCTTAGCTAACTTCTTTAATTGACGTGAAATAGCTGAAACTTCTTGTTGACGTGACTCACTACGTGGTCCTTCAATTAATTGTAAATAATCAATTACAATTAAACCTAGATTGCCTTTTTCCTTAGCCAATCTACGTGATTTAGCCCTAATTTCGCTCATCTTAATTCCAGGCGTATCATCAATATAAATATTGGTTCGATCTAATGATCCAGCGGCAACTACTAGCTTACGCCATTCTTCTTCAGTCAACTGTCCTGTACGTAAATGCTGCGAATCAATTAATCCTTCTGATGCCAGCATTCTTTGTACTAATTGGTCAGCCCCCATTTCCAAAGAAAACATGGCCACAGTCTTATCTGTGTGCAGGCCTACAAATTGTGCTACATTCAAGGCAAACGCAGTTTTACCTACACCAGGACGAGCAGCCAAAATAATTAGCTCATCTTCATGAAAACCGGTAGTCATTTTATCTAGCTCTTGGAACCCGGTTGGTAAGCCCGTTACCGCATTGCCGTCTTCAGGAATATTATT encodes:
- a CDS encoding zinc-binding alcohol dehydrogenase family protein — translated: MKAVIIHEPGGPEKLMYEDVPTPTIKPGWSLVKIKGFGINHSEIFTRKGLSPTVEFPRVLGIECVGVIAETTDPERLPVGQKVISIMGEMGRDFDGSYAEYALLPNKQIYPITTNLDWASLATIPETYYTAFGSLLNLKIEPSDTILVRGGTSGVGIAFTKLIKAQYPQIKIAGTSRSLAKAEAMREVGYEEVVVDKDGKLQTSKKFDKILELIGPKTIKDSFKHTNEGGIVCSTGELGNEWYLNHFDPIMDISPNGYLTSFYSDNVDQNRINEMFAYIEKYHVDVKPEKVFDLEHVADAHRYLEGQNSFGKVVVVEK
- a CDS encoding iron chaperone produces the protein MNQIDEYLANISEENQRAKLSKLLKWVTKTFPNLELQIKWKQPVFTDHDTYIIGFSVAKKHLTVGLETRSLQHFVPLLEQEGIKHGTNTFQIALTDEIPHDLLTKIINYIIEDKKEITTFWDKRKD
- a CDS encoding MgtC/SapB family protein is translated as MSVFTSFSTEIDWFCRLLIAALCGGAIGYERATQRKSAGMRTHMVVAVAAALFMLVSKYGFFDILNLHNIALDPSRIAAQIVTGISFIGAGTILVRKEQVSGLTTAAGVWATAAIGMAIGAGMYFIGIICTVLLFFIQILFHDDSFINFIILHVRFNAKIDANNSPNILQDVKKQLQENEVEQISMKILDVSSDHILINVDGVIKNRKDENDIIMSLEKCQDIHRVIHNRGGM
- a CDS encoding Mbeg1-like protein, which codes for MPKLLDYVRWRGDLTFEQDPFNSLDAAFFATFSYLPFDESVANHTLEEASKRLLYKRTKPYQLNTTDTTTLHLIPLSARYKDLEILDWTDKQQKEPAVQFTAMTLRLDKNTILVSFRGTDGSMIGLTEDINMSYQPQIVGQTVAADYLKEIATRFPNDRIYTTGHSKGGNLATYSVTGLPIGDEDRMIKAYSFDGPGFMKSTYSSPAFQRMIPKMITYVPEGSIFGMMLDHPERTLVVSSDVHMVNQHDPRRWRVARNGFVLAPKGLNTASRVIRHSLISWNTAIPREQREELWMALFTTLEDENITELNQLTAHKLRGAIQFSHAYLALDPEIRLLANKIVTDLASTSRGHIHIPFIHKGELLDPLSNDSSKGPIVLDSYEGS
- a CDS encoding ROK family protein gives rise to the protein MPQKNFLGSIEAGGTKFILAVKDTETGEIVAKKRVPTTNAKETLQKSLDFFKEHPVDALGIGTFGPIDINQNSRTFGYILDTPKRGWSGTNFKGFFEDNLHIPVVMTTDVNASAYGEYIARGKDNDKTYYYITIGTGIGAGIVQGGKFVGLNNHPEIGHMFIRTYPGDDYAGNCPFHGNKCAEGMAAGPTLKGRTGIAGEDLPRDNKVFTYLNYYVAQVLYNSYMAMRPDVMVVGGSVLNEDDLKQVRKYFDEFNNNYVATPDLDELIVRPAVADNGSATLGDFELAKQALENK
- the dnaB gene encoding replicative DNA helicase yields the protein MDNLVSQQIPHNSDAEKAVLGAVFLNPEAIIEASDIVQPDDFYERANRIVFQAMLNIADRGDEIDPVTLQDELKKNNQLEDIGGIAYVSELTLATPTAVHVTYYANIVKRQALLRNLVTTSQRIIQNAISGSDDVTDILDDAESAILNVSQENNAGGFKSIHEVLNDTVEAINNIPEDGNAVTGLPTGFQELDKMTTGFHEDELIILAARPGVGKTAFALNVAQFVGLHTDKTVAMFSLEMGADQLVQRMLASEGLIDSQHLRTGQLTEEEWRKLVVAAGSLDRTNIYIDDTPGIKMSEIRAKSRRLAKEKGNLGLIVIDYLQLIEGPRSESRQQEVSAISRQLKKLAKELKIPVIALSQLSRSVEQRQDKRPVLSDIRESGSIEQDADIVAFLYRDDYYRDEGEEQDSGEITPEDDNGEVEVIIEKNRSGSRGTVKLMFSKPYNRFSNLDYAHDVPNN